In Micromonospora purpureochromogenes, a single window of DNA contains:
- a CDS encoding ABC transporter ATP-binding protein, protein MSAILTVDGLSSGYGPVPVLREVTFEVPTGTIAAVLGANGAGKTTLLRTLSGLLRPTAGQVRFDGADLRGVRVEALVRRGLAHVPEGRGIVAELTVEENLRLGGLWRRDRADARRAQDEVYELFEPLARRRRHAGHQLSGGERQMLALGRALIARPRLLLLDEPSLGLAPRVTAQIMALLRRLCDDTGLTVLLVEQNVRSALSVADQGVVMSLGRVVMATPAAQLREDETLRHAYLGF, encoded by the coding sequence GTGAGCGCCATCCTGACGGTCGACGGGCTCAGCTCCGGCTACGGCCCGGTGCCGGTGCTGCGCGAGGTCACCTTCGAGGTGCCGACCGGGACCATCGCCGCCGTCCTGGGCGCCAACGGCGCCGGCAAGACCACCCTGCTGCGTACCCTGTCCGGCCTGCTGCGTCCCACCGCCGGCCAGGTCCGGTTCGACGGCGCGGACCTGCGCGGCGTCCGCGTCGAGGCGCTGGTGCGCCGCGGCCTGGCGCATGTGCCGGAGGGCCGCGGCATCGTCGCCGAGCTGACCGTCGAGGAGAACCTGCGCCTCGGCGGGCTGTGGCGCCGCGACCGCGCCGACGCCCGGCGCGCCCAGGACGAGGTGTACGAGCTGTTCGAGCCGCTGGCCCGGCGGCGACGGCACGCCGGACACCAGCTCTCCGGCGGGGAGCGGCAGATGCTCGCCCTCGGCCGGGCGCTGATCGCCCGGCCCCGGCTGCTGCTGCTCGACGAGCCGTCGCTCGGCCTGGCGCCCCGGGTCACCGCGCAGATCATGGCGCTGCTGCGTCGGCTGTGCGACGACACCGGGCTGACCGTCCTGCTCGTTGAGCAGAACGTGCGCAGTGCCCTCTCCGTCGCCGACCAGGGCGTCGTCATGTCCCTGGGCCGCGTCGTCATGGCCACCCCGGCGGCCCAGCTGCGCGAGGACGAGACGCTACGTCACGCGTACCTCGGGTTCTGA
- a CDS encoding carbohydrate ABC transporter permease — translation MRETAAERWSRRVVLTLLAVFVLVPLYAMVSSAVKPLQDVQNAFTWWPRRPTAQAFVDMWSTVPLGRYLVNSLVVSSVAAVLSVSVAIFAAFAVSRYRFRGRSLFSVTVLSTQMFPGILFLLPLFLIYVNLGNATGIALYASRTGLVITYLTFSLPFSIWMLVGYFDSIPRELDEAAQVDGAGPLRTLFRVILPAAVPGIVAVTVYAFMTAWGEVLFASVMTDENSRTLAVGLQGYSTQFNVYWNQVMAASLVVSVPVVAGFLALQRYFVAGLTAGAVK, via the coding sequence ATGCGTGAGACCGCCGCCGAGCGCTGGAGCCGCCGGGTGGTGCTGACCCTGCTCGCGGTCTTCGTGCTGGTGCCGCTGTACGCGATGGTCAGCAGCGCGGTCAAGCCGCTGCAGGACGTGCAGAACGCCTTCACCTGGTGGCCCCGACGCCCCACCGCGCAGGCGTTCGTGGACATGTGGTCGACCGTCCCGCTGGGCCGCTACCTGGTCAACAGCCTGGTCGTCTCCAGCGTGGCGGCGGTGCTGTCGGTGTCCGTGGCGATCTTCGCCGCGTTCGCGGTCAGCCGCTACCGGTTCCGCGGCCGGAGCCTGTTCTCGGTGACCGTGCTCTCCACCCAGATGTTCCCCGGCATCCTCTTCCTGCTGCCGCTGTTCCTGATCTACGTCAACCTCGGCAACGCCACCGGCATCGCGCTGTACGCCAGCCGCACCGGCCTGGTCATCACCTACCTGACCTTCTCGCTGCCGTTCTCGATCTGGATGCTGGTCGGGTACTTCGACTCGATCCCCCGCGAACTCGACGAGGCGGCGCAGGTCGACGGGGCCGGCCCGCTGCGCACCCTGTTCCGGGTGATCCTGCCGGCGGCGGTGCCGGGCATCGTCGCGGTCACCGTGTACGCCTTCATGACCGCGTGGGGCGAGGTGCTCTTCGCCTCGGTGATGACCGACGAGAACAGCCGCACCCTGGCCGTCGGCCTGCAGGGCTACTCCACCCAGTTCAACGTCTACTGGAACCAGGTGATGGCCGCCTCGCTGGTGGTCAGCGTGCCGGTCGTCGCCGGCTTCCTGGCGTTGCAGCGCTACTTCGTCGCCGGCCTCACCGCCGGCGCGGTCAAGTAA
- a CDS encoding branched-chain amino acid ABC transporter permease: MDRFLFLTFDGLSTGAVYAAFALALVLIWRAARLVNFAQGAMAVATAYVGYAVASATGSYWLGLGAAVLAGLALGALVERVLMRFVGHANPLNDVIVALGLVLLIQAVLGMVFGNEYRPAAAPFDTDALSIGGIAALSPYDLWVLGAVLVVVVLLALLFTRTPIGLRMRASAFAPEVSRLLGVNVNRMLTIGWALAAAVGALAGMLVIPTGLGLHPHAMDLVFVVAFTAAVVGGLDSPAGAVVGGLLVGLILSYVTGYLGPDTTPLAVLVLLLAVLLVRPGGLFSSARARHV; encoded by the coding sequence TTGGACCGGTTCTTGTTCCTCACCTTCGACGGACTGTCCACCGGCGCCGTCTACGCGGCGTTCGCCCTCGCCCTGGTCCTCATCTGGCGGGCCGCCCGGCTGGTCAACTTCGCGCAGGGCGCGATGGCGGTGGCCACGGCCTACGTCGGCTACGCGGTCGCCTCCGCCACCGGTTCGTACTGGCTGGGCCTCGGCGCGGCCGTCCTCGCCGGCCTGGCGTTGGGTGCGCTCGTCGAGCGGGTGCTGATGCGCTTCGTCGGCCACGCCAACCCGCTCAACGACGTCATCGTCGCCCTCGGCCTGGTGCTGCTGATCCAGGCGGTGCTCGGCATGGTCTTCGGCAACGAGTACCGGCCGGCGGCCGCGCCGTTCGACACCGACGCCCTGTCGATCGGCGGGATCGCCGCGCTCTCCCCGTACGACCTGTGGGTCCTCGGCGCCGTCCTGGTGGTCGTGGTGCTGCTCGCGCTGCTGTTCACCCGTACGCCGATCGGCCTGCGGATGCGGGCCTCCGCCTTCGCGCCCGAGGTGTCCCGGCTGCTCGGGGTGAACGTCAACCGGATGCTCACGATCGGCTGGGCGCTCGCCGCCGCGGTCGGCGCCCTCGCCGGCATGCTGGTCATCCCCACCGGGCTGGGGCTGCACCCGCACGCGATGGACCTGGTCTTCGTCGTCGCGTTCACCGCCGCCGTCGTCGGCGGCCTGGACAGCCCGGCCGGGGCGGTGGTCGGCGGCCTGCTGGTCGGCCTGATCCTGTCCTACGTCACCGGCTACCTCGGCCCGGACACCACGCCGCTGGCCGTCCTCGTCCTGCTGCTGGCGGTCCTGCTGGTCCGCCCCGGCGGGCTCTTCTCCAGCGCGAGAGCGAGGCACGTGTGA
- a CDS encoding carbohydrate ABC transporter permease — translation MATRTTPRAVAPPDRPADAAGTAPRRRRSRRTLLPYLLLAPAVVLELAVHVVPMTVGAWMSLLELTQFHIRDWSTAPFVGLDNYRVVLDVDSAAGAELLHSFWVTVVYTIISVGLSWVLGTTAAVLLQRPFRGRGLLRALFLTPYALPVYTAVITWSFLFQRDNGLVNHVLVDQLHLLGDRPFWLIGGNSFVALLVVSIWRTWPFAFLCVMAGLQNIPADLYEAAAVDGAGFWRRLRSVTLPMLRPVNLVLLLVLFLWTFNDFNTPYVLFGGSAPDQADLISIHIYRSSFKTWDFGSGSAMSVALLLLLLAVTAGYLLITNRRRNDA, via the coding sequence ATGGCAACCCGCACCACCCCCCGGGCCGTCGCGCCGCCCGACCGGCCGGCCGACGCCGCCGGCACCGCGCCCCGCCGCCGGCGCTCCCGCCGTACGCTCCTGCCGTACCTGCTGCTCGCCCCGGCCGTCGTGCTGGAACTGGCGGTCCACGTGGTGCCGATGACCGTCGGCGCGTGGATGAGCCTGCTCGAGCTGACCCAGTTCCACATCCGCGACTGGTCGACCGCGCCCTTCGTCGGGCTGGACAACTACCGGGTCGTGCTCGACGTCGACTCCGCCGCCGGGGCCGAGCTGCTGCACTCGTTCTGGGTGACCGTCGTCTACACGATCATCTCGGTCGGGCTCTCCTGGGTGCTCGGCACCACCGCGGCCGTACTGCTGCAACGCCCGTTCCGGGGGCGCGGCCTGCTGCGCGCCCTGTTCCTCACCCCGTACGCGCTGCCGGTCTACACCGCGGTGATCACCTGGAGCTTCCTCTTCCAGCGCGACAACGGCCTGGTCAACCACGTCCTGGTCGACCAGCTGCACCTGCTCGGCGACAGGCCGTTCTGGCTGATCGGCGGGAACAGCTTCGTGGCGCTGCTGGTGGTGTCGATCTGGCGGACCTGGCCGTTCGCTTTCCTGTGTGTGATGGCAGGCCTGCAGAACATCCCCGCCGACCTGTACGAGGCCGCCGCCGTGGACGGGGCCGGCTTCTGGCGCCGGCTGCGCTCGGTGACCCTGCCGATGCTGCGCCCGGTCAACCTGGTGCTGCTGCTGGTGCTCTTCCTGTGGACGTTCAACGATTTCAACACCCCGTACGTCCTCTTCGGCGGCTCGGCGCCGGACCAGGCGGACCTGATCTCCATCCACATCTACCGCAGCTCGTTCAAGACCTGGGACTTCGGCTCCGGGTCGGCGATGTCGGTGGCGCTGCTGCTGCTCCTGCTCGCGGTCACCGCCGGGTACCTGCTGATCACCAACCGCCGGAGGAACGATGCGTGA
- a CDS encoding TetR/AcrR family transcriptional regulator — MIDVDADGPARVDGRSARAERTRTAIVDAHLALIDEGDLRPTGERIAERAGVSLRTLWTNFKDMETLFAATGRRVSERQESMVRPISPELPLTRRIGEFSTQRARMLEVLAPTARASALREPFSPQLRRNREGNIARVRDEIETIFGPELAHAGPGREQLLDALTVASTWSAWCMMRDAMGLDVEAARATLTRILGALLVDAIAAGLR, encoded by the coding sequence ATGATCGACGTGGACGCCGACGGGCCGGCACGGGTGGACGGGCGGTCGGCGCGCGCCGAGCGTACCCGCACCGCCATCGTCGACGCGCACCTCGCGCTGATCGACGAGGGGGACCTCCGGCCCACCGGGGAGCGCATCGCCGAACGCGCGGGAGTGTCGCTGCGTACCTTGTGGACCAACTTCAAGGACATGGAGACCCTGTTCGCCGCGACCGGCCGGCGGGTCAGCGAGCGGCAGGAGTCGATGGTCCGGCCGATCTCGCCGGAGCTGCCGCTGACTCGGCGGATCGGGGAGTTCAGCACCCAGCGCGCCCGGATGCTGGAGGTGCTGGCGCCCACGGCCCGCGCCTCCGCGCTGCGCGAGCCCTTCTCGCCGCAGCTGCGCCGCAACCGGGAGGGCAACATCGCCCGGGTACGCGACGAGATCGAGACCATCTTCGGCCCGGAGCTGGCGCACGCCGGGCCGGGACGCGAGCAGCTGCTCGACGCGCTGACCGTGGCGAGCACCTGGTCGGCCTGGTGCATGATGCGCGACGCGATGGGCCTGGACGTCGAGGCGGCGCGGGCCACCCTGACCCGGATCCTGGGCGCCCTGCTCGTCGACGCCATCGCCGCCGGGCTGCGGTAG
- a CDS encoding ABC transporter substrate-binding protein: protein MHLTTRRVLAAAAGLALLVGASACANDEQQAAENVPGVTDTEVVIGTHQPLTGPAAAGYSKISAATKAYFEHVNSKGGVNGRKIVYKVMDDGYNPANTDNVVRKLVLDDKVFALLGGLGTPTHTNVLEFVKTQKVPDLFVSSGSRNWNQPEKYPTTFGWQPDYTVEGKILATFVKQQFPGQKVCHFGQNDDFGRDSLAGVEKILGPVVAKQTYTPTNPQVGPAIGALKAAGCQVVISASIPGFTALAMGQAAGQGFRAQWVVSNVGADYTTLSGQLGDKKVILEGMIADNYLPMANDPSNPWIQAYTKIHQQYNAANPIDGNAVYGYSMAYTFVQALLAAGKDLTREKLVEAVQKGGFTGPGLTPFRYSKDVHAGYSGVRMNKVQNGVQAYFGPTYTTDDGDGAVTEATGAPAAPPAEAIPTS from the coding sequence ATGCATCTCACCACACGCCGCGTACTCGCGGCCGCTGCCGGCCTCGCGCTCCTGGTCGGCGCGTCGGCCTGCGCCAACGACGAGCAGCAGGCGGCCGAGAACGTCCCGGGCGTCACCGACACCGAGGTCGTGATCGGCACCCACCAGCCACTCACCGGCCCCGCCGCGGCCGGTTACTCGAAGATCTCCGCCGCCACCAAGGCGTACTTCGAGCACGTCAACAGCAAGGGCGGTGTCAACGGCCGGAAGATCGTCTACAAGGTGATGGACGACGGCTACAACCCGGCGAACACCGACAACGTCGTGCGAAAGCTCGTCCTCGACGACAAGGTCTTCGCGCTCCTCGGCGGCCTCGGCACCCCCACCCACACCAACGTGCTGGAGTTCGTCAAGACGCAGAAGGTGCCCGACCTCTTCGTCTCCTCCGGCAGCCGCAACTGGAACCAGCCCGAGAAGTACCCGACCACCTTCGGCTGGCAGCCTGACTACACCGTCGAGGGCAAGATCCTCGCCACCTTCGTCAAGCAGCAGTTCCCCGGCCAGAAGGTGTGCCACTTCGGGCAGAACGACGACTTCGGTCGTGACTCGCTCGCCGGGGTGGAGAAGATCCTCGGGCCGGTGGTCGCCAAGCAGACCTACACCCCCACCAACCCGCAGGTCGGCCCGGCGATCGGCGCGCTGAAGGCGGCCGGCTGCCAGGTGGTGATCTCGGCGAGCATCCCCGGCTTCACCGCGCTGGCCATGGGCCAGGCCGCCGGGCAGGGGTTCCGGGCGCAGTGGGTGGTGTCCAACGTGGGCGCCGACTACACCACGCTCTCCGGCCAGCTCGGCGACAAGAAGGTGATTCTCGAGGGGATGATCGCCGACAACTACCTGCCGATGGCGAACGACCCGAGCAACCCGTGGATCCAGGCGTACACCAAGATCCACCAGCAGTACAACGCCGCCAACCCGATCGACGGCAACGCCGTCTACGGCTACTCGATGGCGTACACCTTCGTGCAGGCGCTGCTCGCCGCCGGCAAGGACCTGACCCGCGAGAAGCTGGTCGAGGCCGTGCAGAAGGGCGGCTTCACCGGGCCCGGCCTCACCCCGTTCCGCTACAGCAAGGACGTCCACGCGGGTTACAGCGGGGTCCGGATGAACAAGGTGCAGAACGGCGTGCAGGCGTACTTCGGCCCGACCTACACCACCGACGACGGTGACGGCGCCGTCACCGAGGCGACCGGTGCGCCGGCCGCGCCGCCGGCGGAGGCGATCCCGACGAGCTGA
- a CDS encoding ABC transporter substrate-binding protein: MSRRHLGMIAVAVLAAASLTACGDSDEAGSASGKTLTYWASNQGPSLEADKQILQPELDKFEKQTGIKVTVEVVPWSDLLNRLLAAAASGQGPDVVNIGNTWSASMQATGAMVEFDDATLGKVGGKDRFVPAALAAAGAPGKPPAAVPLYSLTYALYYNKKAFADAGITSPPTTWEQVAEYGRKLTGNGRWGLAVEGANPSENAHHAFTFSQQYGGEWFDASGKPTFDTPQNVAAVKRYVDLMAADKVVNPSNAEYAQNQAVSDFANGKAAMLLWQAAGSNLKSQNMAPDAYGIAPVPFPATPPAGGKKVNSMVAGINIAVFKHTKNKDGALEFVKFMTSDAEQVALNRTYGSLPAVKTVAGDAAFAAPEQKVLQEVLATTAAPLPQVPNESTFETLVGTAIKELFADAASGRPVTEDSIRQKLTRAQQQLR, translated from the coding sequence GTGTCGAGACGACACCTCGGGATGATCGCCGTGGCCGTGCTGGCCGCCGCCTCGCTCACCGCCTGCGGCGACTCGGACGAGGCAGGCAGCGCGTCCGGCAAGACCCTCACCTACTGGGCCAGCAACCAGGGCCCCAGCCTGGAGGCCGACAAGCAGATCCTCCAGCCGGAGCTGGACAAGTTCGAGAAGCAGACCGGCATCAAGGTCACGGTTGAGGTCGTGCCCTGGTCCGACCTGCTCAACCGGCTGCTCGCCGCCGCCGCCTCCGGGCAGGGCCCGGACGTGGTCAACATCGGCAACACCTGGTCGGCGTCGATGCAGGCGACCGGCGCGATGGTCGAGTTCGACGACGCGACCCTCGGCAAGGTCGGCGGCAAGGACCGGTTCGTCCCCGCCGCGCTCGCCGCCGCCGGCGCGCCCGGCAAGCCGCCGGCGGCCGTGCCGCTCTACAGCCTGACCTACGCCCTCTACTACAACAAGAAGGCGTTCGCCGACGCCGGCATCACCAGCCCGCCGACCACCTGGGAGCAGGTCGCCGAGTACGGCCGCAAGCTCACCGGCAACGGCAGGTGGGGCCTGGCCGTGGAGGGCGCCAACCCGTCGGAGAACGCGCACCACGCCTTCACCTTCAGCCAGCAGTACGGCGGCGAGTGGTTCGACGCGTCCGGCAAGCCGACCTTCGACACCCCGCAGAACGTCGCCGCGGTGAAGCGCTACGTCGACCTGATGGCCGCCGACAAGGTGGTCAACCCGAGCAACGCCGAGTACGCGCAGAACCAGGCCGTCTCCGACTTCGCCAACGGCAAGGCGGCCATGCTGCTCTGGCAGGCGGCCGGCTCGAACCTGAAGTCGCAGAACATGGCCCCCGACGCGTACGGAATCGCCCCGGTGCCCTTCCCGGCCACCCCGCCGGCCGGCGGCAAGAAGGTCAACAGCATGGTCGCCGGGATCAACATCGCCGTGTTCAAGCACACGAAGAACAAGGACGGCGCGCTGGAGTTCGTCAAGTTCATGACCAGCGACGCGGAGCAGGTGGCGCTGAACAGAACGTACGGCTCGCTGCCGGCGGTCAAGACCGTCGCCGGTGACGCCGCGTTCGCCGCGCCCGAGCAGAAGGTGCTCCAGGAGGTGCTGGCCACCACGGCGGCGCCGCTGCCCCAGGTGCCCAACGAGAGCACCTTCGAGACGCTGGTCGGCACCGCCATCAAGGAACTGTTCGCCGACGCCGCGAGCGGCCGGCCGGTCACCGAGGACAGCATCCGGCAGAAGCTCACCCGGGCCCAGCAGCAGCTGCGCTGA
- a CDS encoding GH1 family beta-glucosidase, whose translation MSTEPREEKPPVPDLSKLPPDFRWGVATSAYQIEGAVRADGRAPSIWDTFCEVPGAVDNGDTGAVACDHYHRWPQDVALMRQLGVGAYRLSVAWPRVRPDGVGRVNPAGLDFYDRLVDAVLAAGIQPVVTLYHWDLPQALQDRGGWPERSTAEAFADYAAVVAARLGDRVTDWCTVNEPLCVAWIGHLEGRMAPGERDLTRAVRTAHHVLLGHGLATQAVRAHAARPASIGPVLNLSPCEPASDRPADVAATRRMDGHVNRWWLDPLHGRGYPADMVATYGVEPPVRGDDLAVIATPSDFLGVNYYFRQVVADDPDGPPPYARQVPVPGATQTGMGWEAYPAGLEDLLVAVTEEYAPARIMVTESGAAWPDRVTPEGTVEDPERTAYLEGHLAACAAARERGVPLDGYFVWSLLDNFEWAYGYDKRFGLVHVDYATQRRTVKASGLRYAELIRAHQRLAGSSEAVPARG comes from the coding sequence ATGTCCACCGAACCTCGCGAGGAGAAGCCGCCCGTGCCCGACCTGTCCAAGCTGCCGCCCGACTTCCGCTGGGGCGTCGCCACCTCGGCGTACCAGATCGAGGGCGCCGTACGCGCCGACGGCCGCGCCCCGTCCATCTGGGACACCTTCTGCGAGGTGCCGGGGGCGGTCGACAACGGCGACACCGGGGCGGTGGCCTGCGACCACTACCACCGGTGGCCGCAGGACGTCGCGCTGATGCGGCAGCTCGGGGTCGGGGCGTACCGGCTCTCGGTGGCCTGGCCCCGGGTGCGGCCAGACGGCGTCGGCCGGGTGAACCCGGCGGGCCTGGACTTCTACGACCGGCTGGTGGACGCCGTGCTGGCCGCCGGCATCCAGCCCGTCGTGACGCTCTACCACTGGGATCTGCCGCAGGCGTTGCAGGACCGGGGCGGCTGGCCGGAGCGCTCCACCGCCGAAGCCTTCGCCGACTACGCGGCCGTCGTCGCCGCCCGCCTCGGCGACCGGGTCACCGACTGGTGCACCGTCAACGAGCCGCTCTGCGTCGCGTGGATCGGGCACCTGGAGGGGCGGATGGCGCCCGGCGAGCGGGACCTGACGCGGGCGGTGCGCACCGCCCATCACGTGCTGCTCGGACACGGGCTGGCCACCCAGGCCGTCCGGGCCCACGCCGCCCGGCCGGCGTCGATCGGCCCGGTGCTCAACCTCAGCCCGTGCGAACCGGCGAGCGACCGGCCGGCGGACGTGGCCGCGACGCGGCGGATGGACGGCCACGTCAACCGGTGGTGGCTGGATCCGCTGCACGGCCGGGGCTACCCGGCGGACATGGTCGCCACGTACGGCGTCGAGCCGCCGGTCCGCGGCGACGACCTCGCCGTGATCGCCACGCCGAGCGACTTCCTCGGCGTCAACTACTACTTCCGGCAGGTGGTGGCCGACGACCCGGACGGGCCGCCGCCGTACGCCCGGCAGGTGCCGGTGCCCGGCGCGACGCAGACCGGGATGGGCTGGGAGGCGTACCCGGCCGGGCTGGAGGACCTGCTGGTCGCGGTCACCGAGGAGTACGCCCCGGCCCGGATCATGGTCACCGAGAGCGGCGCCGCCTGGCCCGACCGGGTCACCCCCGAGGGCACGGTCGAGGACCCGGAGCGGACCGCGTACCTGGAGGGGCACCTGGCGGCCTGCGCGGCGGCGCGCGAGCGCGGCGTGCCGCTGGACGGCTACTTCGTCTGGTCCCTGCTGGACAACTTCGAGTGGGCGTACGGCTACGACAAGCGCTTCGGTCTGGTGCACGTCGACTACGCCACCCAGCGGCGCACGGTCAAGGCCAGCGGGCTGCGCTACGCCGAGCTGATCCGCGCCCACCAACGGCTGGCCGGGTCGAGCGAGGCGGTCCCGGCACGCGGCTGA
- a CDS encoding branched-chain amino acid ABC transporter permease: MTTTQPDVSTAEPPPGRPSPLRRLLPGPPDATKAGGSTLLRHLVPVVLAGILVVLLTNQLPPYQNLQVARVCAFLCVTAGYTVLVGLNGQLSLGHGALMATGAYTVALVQRAFEARAVQGRWILPLSLLAAVAVTAAAGLVIGLAAARLRGPYLAGVTLTVATLVPAITTIFTGVFNGEQGLRFPAETPPAFLGAYFQPERWLAWIALLAALTTMLLMANLVRSRFGRSLRAVRDDEVAARLAGIHLARNQVLAFVVSAACAGLGGGVYAVLTATVAPGKFALDLSLFLLMAIVIGGLGSLAGAVWGAVLLVALQDLPSLVTDTFTLPAGLAQRLEGNLALAVFGLILIVVMLAAPGGLQGAARTLTARLRPGRRTPHP; this comes from the coding sequence GTGACCACCACCCAGCCCGACGTGTCCACGGCCGAACCGCCACCCGGCCGGCCGTCACCGCTGCGCCGGCTGCTGCCCGGCCCGCCGGACGCCACGAAGGCGGGCGGCTCGACGCTGCTGCGCCACCTGGTCCCGGTCGTGCTCGCCGGCATCCTCGTCGTGCTGCTGACCAACCAGTTGCCGCCGTACCAGAACCTGCAGGTGGCCCGGGTCTGCGCGTTCCTCTGCGTCACCGCCGGCTACACCGTCCTGGTCGGGCTCAACGGCCAGCTCTCGCTCGGGCACGGCGCGCTGATGGCGACCGGCGCGTACACCGTCGCCCTGGTCCAGCGGGCCTTCGAGGCGCGCGCGGTGCAGGGCCGGTGGATCCTGCCGCTGTCCCTGCTGGCCGCGGTCGCGGTGACCGCGGCGGCCGGGCTGGTCATCGGGCTGGCCGCCGCCCGGCTGCGCGGGCCGTACCTGGCCGGCGTGACCCTCACCGTCGCCACCCTGGTCCCGGCGATCACCACGATCTTCACCGGCGTCTTCAACGGCGAGCAGGGGCTGCGCTTCCCGGCGGAGACGCCACCGGCGTTCCTCGGCGCGTACTTCCAGCCGGAGCGGTGGCTGGCCTGGATCGCGCTGCTCGCCGCGCTCACCACGATGCTGCTGATGGCGAACCTGGTGCGCAGCCGGTTCGGCCGGTCGCTGCGCGCCGTCCGCGACGACGAGGTGGCCGCCCGGCTCGCCGGCATCCACCTCGCCCGAAACCAGGTGCTGGCCTTCGTGGTGAGCGCCGCCTGCGCCGGCCTGGGCGGGGGCGTGTACGCGGTGCTGACCGCCACCGTGGCCCCCGGCAAGTTCGCCCTCGACCTGTCGCTGTTCCTGCTGATGGCCATCGTGATCGGTGGGCTGGGCAGCCTCGCCGGGGCGGTCTGGGGAGCCGTCCTGCTGGTGGCCCTGCAGGACCTGCCGAGCCTCGTCACCGACACCTTCACGCTGCCGGCGGGCCTCGCCCAGCGGCTGGAGGGCAACCTGGCCCTCGCCGTGTTCGGTCTGATCCTCATCGTCGTCATGCTCGCGGCCCCGGGCGGCCTCCAGGGCGCCGCCCGCACGCTCACCGCACGCCTCCGGCCGGGCCGCCGGACCCCGCACCCCTGA